In Gordonia iterans, the following proteins share a genomic window:
- the arsB gene encoding ACR3 family arsenite efflux transporter, with product MSVQTPSRSVAGKLSTLDRFLPVWIGLAMVAGLLLGRQIPGLNTAIDKIQLDGISLPIALGLLIMMYPVLAKVRYDRLGTVTGDRRLLIGSLVLNWVVGPALMFALAWLLLPDLPEYRTGLIIVGLARCIAMVIIWNVLACGDREAAAVLVAINSIFQVLMFAVLGWFYLSVLPGWLGLEQTTIDASPWQIAKSVLIFLGIPLLAGYLSRRIGERRRGRDWYEQSFLPRIGPWALYGLLFTIVLLFSLQGDQITSRPADVARIALPLLAYFAIMWGGGYLLGALLGLGYERTTTLAFTAAGNNFELAIAVAIGTYGATSGQALAGVVGPLIEVPVLVALVYVSLALRNRFTPNTSQPTERGLP from the coding sequence ATGAGCGTCCAGACGCCGAGCCGCAGCGTCGCCGGGAAGTTGTCGACGCTGGACCGGTTCCTTCCGGTGTGGATCGGGTTGGCGATGGTCGCCGGACTGCTGCTCGGTCGCCAAATTCCGGGATTAAACACCGCCATCGACAAGATCCAGCTCGACGGGATCTCCCTGCCGATCGCCCTCGGGTTGCTGATCATGATGTACCCGGTCCTGGCGAAAGTCCGCTACGACCGCCTCGGCACCGTCACCGGCGATCGACGCCTGCTCATTGGATCGCTGGTCCTGAACTGGGTTGTCGGCCCGGCACTGATGTTCGCCCTGGCGTGGCTGTTGCTGCCGGACCTGCCCGAGTACCGCACCGGACTGATCATCGTCGGCCTGGCCCGCTGCATCGCAATGGTCATCATCTGGAATGTCCTCGCCTGCGGCGACCGCGAGGCCGCGGCCGTGCTGGTGGCGATCAACTCGATATTCCAGGTCCTGATGTTCGCCGTTCTGGGGTGGTTCTACCTGTCGGTGCTGCCCGGCTGGCTCGGCCTGGAACAGACCACGATCGACGCCTCGCCCTGGCAGATCGCCAAGTCAGTGCTGATCTTCCTCGGCATCCCTCTGCTCGCCGGGTACCTCAGTCGACGGATCGGGGAACGTCGCCGCGGCAGAGACTGGTACGAACAGTCGTTCCTGCCTCGCATCGGGCCGTGGGCCCTCTACGGGCTGTTGTTCACGATCGTGCTGCTCTTCAGTCTGCAAGGCGACCAGATCACCTCCCGTCCCGCCGACGTCGCCCGCATCGCACTGCCGCTACTGGCCTACTTCGCCATCATGTGGGGTGGCGGCTACCTCCTCGGCGCCCTCCTGGGCCTCGGCTACGAACGAACCACCACACTCGCGTTCACAGCAGCGGGCAACAACTTCGAACTCGCGATCGCCGTCGCGATCGGCACCTACGGCGCCACCTCCGGCCAAGCCCTCGCCGGCGTCGTCGGACCACTCATCGAGGTCCCCGTCCTGGTCGCCCTGGTCTACGTCTCCCTCGCCCTCCGCAACCGGTTCACCCCCAACACTTCTCAGCCCACCGAAAGGGGCCTGCCATGA
- a CDS encoding arsenate-mycothiol transferase ArsC: MTPSVLFVCVKNGGKSVMAEGLLRQAAGDAIEVHSAGTRPGTAVNALSAEALAEVGVDITGHVPVGIDPALLARVDKVITLGREAVVDAPGVNVINWDTDEPSERGIDGIERMRLVRDDITARVRNLSTELKQ, translated from the coding sequence ATGACACCATCCGTGCTGTTCGTCTGCGTCAAGAACGGCGGCAAGTCCGTGATGGCCGAAGGCCTCCTGCGCCAAGCCGCCGGCGATGCGATCGAGGTCCACTCGGCCGGCACCCGCCCCGGCACCGCCGTCAACGCACTCTCCGCCGAAGCCCTCGCCGAAGTCGGCGTCGACATCACCGGACACGTCCCGGTGGGCATCGACCCAGCCCTGCTCGCCCGCGTCGACAAAGTCATCACCTTGGGCCGCGAAGCCGTCGTCGACGCCCCCGGCGTCAACGTCATCAACTGGGACACCGACGAGCCCTCCGAACGCGGTATCGACGGCATCGAACGCATGCGCCTGGTCCGCGACGACATCACCGCCCGCGTCCGAAACCTCAGCACTGAACTCAAACAGTAG
- a CDS encoding glycoside hydrolase family 16 protein: MSGRQRPERGLGGFWLLGTDIYSAGFPESGEVDIAEHINGSNFVHVGIHGPTSTGGLGTGSLDLSALGGIFAPLAGRYTLGSDKTGIDPSQFHTYGVTKTGEKLGFLFDGAEFYSISKSSPSAGQRWVFDKPVYVILNLAVGGDWPGAPDGNTTDSATVTVDWIRYTP, encoded by the coding sequence GTGTCGGGTCGGCAACGTCCCGAACGAGGCCTGGGCGGGTTCTGGCTCCTCGGCACCGACATCTACAGCGCCGGATTTCCCGAGAGCGGCGAGGTCGACATCGCCGAGCACATCAACGGGTCGAACTTCGTGCACGTGGGCATCCACGGTCCGACGTCGACCGGCGGACTGGGTACCGGATCACTCGACCTGAGCGCACTCGGCGGGATCTTCGCCCCCTTGGCCGGCCGGTACACGCTCGGATCGGACAAGACCGGCATCGACCCGTCACAGTTCCACACCTACGGAGTCACCAAGACCGGGGAGAAGCTGGGCTTCCTGTTCGACGGCGCGGAGTTCTACTCGATCAGCAAGTCGTCACCGAGCGCCGGTCAGCGCTGGGTGTTCGACAAACCCGTCTACGTGATCCTCAACCTCGCCGTCGGCGGCGACTGGCCGGGCGCACCGGACGGAAACACCACCGACTCCGCCACGGTGACAGTCGACTGGATACGCTACACACCGTAG
- the urtA gene encoding urea ABC transporter substrate-binding protein, with the protein MNQDIRTGRLRKGLLFPALLTAAAVALSACGSSVNDDAGSNAESCVDTSGPEIKIGSLNSLSGTMAISEVTVRNAIQLAVEEINGAGGVLGKQVKIIGEDGASEPTVFAEKAEKLISSDCVAAVFGGWTSSSRKAMLPVFEDRNSLLYYPVQYEGLEDSKNIFYTGATTNQQIVPALDYLKEKGVKSLYLVGSDYVFPQTANRVIKAYAAANGMEIKGEDYTPLGSTDFSTIVNKVRSADADAVFNTLNGDSNVAFFREYKNVGLTAQDMPVISVSIAEEEVGGIGVQNIEGQLTAWNYYQTIDTPVNKKFVAAYKAKFGQDKVTSDPMEAAYTSVYLWKNTVEKANSFAVPDIQQAAGGVSYEAPEGLVTIDGENNHVSKTARIGEIRSDGLIYTVWDSGTPIVPDPYLKGYPWAKGLSG; encoded by the coding sequence ATGAATCAAGACATCCGTACCGGCAGGCTCCGGAAAGGCCTTCTGTTCCCGGCTCTTCTCACCGCGGCCGCCGTCGCGCTCTCGGCCTGCGGCAGTTCGGTGAACGACGATGCCGGTTCGAACGCCGAGTCGTGCGTGGACACCTCGGGACCGGAGATCAAGATCGGCTCGCTGAATTCGCTCTCGGGCACCATGGCCATCTCCGAGGTGACGGTGCGCAATGCTATCCAGCTCGCCGTCGAGGAGATCAACGGCGCCGGCGGCGTGCTCGGCAAGCAGGTCAAGATCATCGGCGAGGACGGTGCGTCCGAGCCGACCGTGTTCGCCGAGAAGGCCGAGAAACTCATCAGCAGCGACTGCGTCGCCGCAGTGTTCGGCGGCTGGACGTCGTCGAGCCGCAAGGCCATGCTCCCGGTCTTCGAAGACCGGAACTCGCTGCTCTACTACCCCGTGCAGTACGAGGGCCTGGAAGACTCCAAGAACATCTTCTACACCGGCGCGACGACCAATCAGCAGATCGTGCCCGCGCTCGACTACCTGAAGGAGAAGGGCGTCAAGTCGCTCTACCTGGTCGGCAGCGACTACGTGTTCCCGCAGACCGCGAACCGGGTGATCAAGGCGTACGCGGCCGCCAACGGCATGGAGATCAAGGGCGAAGACTACACGCCCCTCGGGTCCACCGACTTCTCGACCATCGTCAACAAGGTGCGCAGCGCGGACGCCGACGCCGTGTTCAACACCCTCAACGGTGATTCGAACGTCGCGTTCTTCCGCGAGTACAAGAACGTCGGTCTGACCGCCCAGGACATGCCGGTGATCTCGGTGTCCATCGCCGAGGAGGAAGTCGGCGGCATCGGCGTCCAGAACATCGAGGGGCAGCTCACCGCCTGGAACTACTACCAGACCATCGACACCCCGGTGAACAAGAAGTTCGTCGCCGCGTACAAGGCGAAGTTCGGGCAGGACAAGGTGACCTCGGACCCGATGGAGGCCGCCTACACCTCGGTGTACCTGTGGAAGAACACCGTCGAGAAGGCGAACTCGTTCGCCGTGCCGGACATCCAGCAGGCGGCGGGAGGCGTCAGCTACGAAGCTCCGGAGGGTCTGGTCACCATCGACGGTGAGAACAACCACGTCTCCAAGACGGCCCGGATCGGCGAGATCCGCTCCGACGGCCTGATCTACACCGTCTGGGATTCCGGCACCCCGATCGTGCCGGACCCGTACCTCAAGGGTTACCCCTGGGCCAAGGGTCTGAGCGGCTGA
- the urtB gene encoding urea ABC transporter permease subunit UrtB yields MDVFIGQLFTGLSLGSILLLAALGLALTFGQMGVINMAHGSFIMAGSYTAYTVQHYLIADTGVAFIASLFIGFGVGGPIGVLLEVTLIQRMYHRPLDTLLVTFGVGLILQQVARDIFGAPAVRVVTPDWLSGGIELFGAVVPKTRIFIMILAIVCVVALAAMMKYTAMGRRTRAVVQHRDLAETSGISSRRTDLTTFFIGSGLAGVAGVALTLIGSTSSNTGTSYLIDAFLVVVIGGLGHIKGTVIAAVALGLLNSFIEYSTTASVAKVIVFVLIIVFLQVRPQGLFTVQSRSLV; encoded by the coding sequence GTGGACGTATTCATCGGACAACTCTTCACCGGCCTGAGTCTGGGATCCATCCTGCTCCTGGCCGCCCTCGGCCTGGCACTGACATTCGGCCAGATGGGCGTCATCAACATGGCGCACGGATCCTTCATCATGGCCGGCTCGTACACCGCCTACACGGTGCAGCACTACCTGATCGCCGACACCGGAGTCGCCTTCATCGCTTCGCTCTTCATCGGCTTCGGAGTCGGCGGCCCGATCGGCGTCCTGTTGGAGGTGACCCTGATCCAGCGCATGTACCACCGGCCGCTGGACACCCTGCTGGTGACCTTCGGCGTCGGGCTGATCCTCCAGCAGGTGGCCCGCGACATCTTCGGCGCACCCGCCGTCCGTGTGGTGACACCCGACTGGCTCAGCGGCGGCATCGAGCTCTTCGGCGCCGTGGTCCCCAAGACCCGCATCTTCATCATGATCCTGGCGATCGTGTGCGTCGTCGCACTCGCGGCGATGATGAAGTACACCGCGATGGGACGACGGACCCGCGCCGTCGTGCAGCACCGCGATCTCGCCGAGACGAGCGGAATCTCCAGTCGCCGAACCGATCTGACGACGTTCTTCATCGGCTCGGGATTGGCCGGGGTCGCCGGTGTCGCCCTCACCCTGATCGGCTCCACCAGCTCGAACACGGGGACGTCGTACCTGATCGACGCCTTCCTCGTGGTGGTGATCGGCGGACTCGGCCACATCAAGGGCACGGTCATCGCGGCGGTCGCCCTCGGCCTGCTCAACTCCTTCATCGAGTACAGCACCACGGCCTCGGTCGCGAAGGTGATCGTCTTCGTGCTCATCATCGTCTTCCTGCAGGTCCGCCCGCAGGGACTCTTCACGGTCCAATCGAGGAGCCTGGTATGA
- the urtC gene encoding urea ABC transporter permease subunit UrtC: MRNYFADNWKVWGGFALAAVLLFAVAPAVLSDFRLNLLAKFLCFGMVAVGIGLAWGRGGMLTLGQGVFFGLGAYIMAMHLKIADATYRGDDVPDFMQIAGIQELPAYWKPFASPVVTILGILVIPTLLAVLLGLGVFKRKVKGAYFAILSQALAAAFAILLIGQQSTGGSNGLNRFRGFFGLALNDPVNRRLLFFIAAATLLILVAIVRQLMYSRYGELLVAVRDQEERVRFLGYDPANVKVAAFAVAALFASIAGALFVPIVGIISPADVGIIPSIAFLIGVAIGGRSTLLGPVVGAVAVAWAQTSLSESFPSGWTYAQGLLFIIVVGFFPAGFAGIYAALKARRRRHAGEPGEPPKTDADDDAVPTSPTPIGATS; encoded by the coding sequence ATGAGGAACTACTTCGCTGACAACTGGAAGGTCTGGGGCGGTTTCGCTCTCGCCGCGGTGCTTCTCTTCGCGGTGGCGCCCGCCGTCCTGTCCGACTTCCGCCTGAACCTGCTCGCCAAGTTCCTGTGCTTCGGCATGGTCGCGGTCGGCATCGGCCTCGCCTGGGGCCGCGGCGGCATGCTCACCCTGGGCCAGGGCGTGTTCTTCGGTCTCGGGGCGTACATCATGGCGATGCACCTCAAGATCGCCGACGCCACCTATCGCGGCGACGACGTCCCCGACTTCATGCAGATCGCCGGGATCCAGGAACTGCCGGCGTACTGGAAGCCGTTCGCGTCGCCCGTCGTGACCATCCTCGGAATCCTGGTGATCCCGACCCTGCTCGCGGTGCTGCTGGGCCTCGGCGTGTTCAAGCGCAAGGTCAAGGGGGCGTACTTCGCGATCCTCTCGCAGGCGCTCGCCGCCGCCTTCGCCATCCTGCTGATCGGCCAGCAGTCGACTGGAGGCAGCAACGGTCTCAACCGATTCCGCGGCTTCTTCGGCCTCGCGCTGAACGACCCGGTGAACCGCCGCCTGCTGTTCTTCATCGCCGCGGCGACCCTGTTGATCCTCGTCGCGATCGTCCGGCAACTGATGTACAGCCGCTACGGGGAGCTCCTCGTCGCCGTGCGCGACCAGGAGGAGCGCGTCCGCTTCCTCGGCTACGATCCGGCCAACGTCAAGGTGGCCGCCTTCGCCGTCGCCGCGCTGTTCGCCTCGATCGCGGGCGCGTTGTTCGTGCCGATCGTCGGCATCATCTCCCCCGCCGACGTCGGGATCATCCCGTCGATCGCCTTCCTGATCGGCGTCGCGATCGGCGGCCGGTCCACCCTGCTCGGTCCCGTCGTCGGCGCGGTCGCCGTCGCGTGGGCGCAGACCAGCCTCTCGGAGAGCTTCCCGTCCGGCTGGACCTACGCCCAGGGCCTGCTGTTCATCATCGTCGTCGGGTTCTTCCCCGCCGGTTTCGCCGGGATCTACGCCGCGCTCAAAGCGCGCCGCCGCAGGCACGCCGGCGAGCCCGGTGAGCCACCGAAGACCGACGCCGACGACGACGCCGTACCCACCAGCCCCACGCCGATTGGAGCGACCTCATGA
- the urtD gene encoding urea ABC transporter ATP-binding protein UrtD has product MTKRTDLASMVDDAMHQPRPGGNAGMSSDYLQVRGLSVSFGGFKAVSDVDLTLLQGDLRFLIGPNGAGKTTIIDAITGLVPASGSIEKSGVELVGKKVHQIARLGVGRTFQTASVFEELSVLQNLDIACGAGRSVRTMLRRRPKEVPEAIEEALETIGLQDLRGKPAGVLAHGQKQWLEIGMLLVQNASVLLLDEPVAGMSGEEREETGDLLRRIGGERTVVVVEHDMEFMRAFATSVTVLARGKVLAEGTVAEVQADPKVQEVYLGTAKAVPDAAAPTAAEKES; this is encoded by the coding sequence ATGACCAAGCGCACGGATCTGGCCTCCATGGTCGACGACGCCATGCATCAGCCCCGACCGGGCGGAAACGCCGGCATGTCGAGCGACTACCTCCAGGTGCGCGGACTGTCGGTCTCGTTCGGCGGCTTCAAGGCGGTCTCCGACGTCGATCTGACCCTGCTGCAGGGTGATCTCCGGTTCCTCATCGGTCCGAACGGGGCGGGCAAGACGACGATCATCGACGCGATCACCGGACTGGTTCCGGCGAGCGGCTCCATCGAGAAGTCGGGGGTGGAGCTGGTCGGCAAGAAGGTTCATCAGATCGCGCGGCTCGGCGTCGGCCGGACGTTCCAGACGGCGAGCGTGTTCGAGGAGCTGAGCGTCCTGCAGAATCTCGACATCGCATGCGGCGCGGGACGATCCGTCCGCACGATGCTCAGGCGGCGCCCGAAGGAGGTGCCCGAGGCCATCGAGGAAGCACTGGAGACCATCGGCCTGCAGGATCTCCGGGGCAAGCCCGCGGGCGTACTCGCGCACGGCCAGAAACAGTGGCTGGAGATCGGCATGCTGCTGGTGCAGAACGCCTCGGTGCTGCTGCTCGACGAGCCGGTCGCCGGGATGAGCGGCGAGGAGCGCGAGGAGACCGGAGATCTGCTGCGCCGGATCGGCGGCGAGCGGACGGTGGTCGTCGTCGAGCACGACATGGAGTTCATGCGGGCCTTCGCGACCTCGGTCACGGTGCTGGCCCGGGGCAAGGTTCTCGCCGAAGGCACCGTCGCCGAAGTGCAGGCCGACCCGAAGGTCCAGGAGGTGTACCTCGGAACCGCGAAGGCGGTCCCCGACGCAGCCGCCCCGACCGCGGCAGAGAAGGAGAGCTGA
- the urtE gene encoding urea ABC transporter ATP-binding subunit UrtE, with protein sequence MLELNDVRAGYGRTEVIHGVDLTVPSDGVVAIMGHNGAGKTTLLRAAIGLLKTTGGTVRFDGEDLTGTRPSKRVAKGIAYVPQGQQSFPQLTTAENLQVVADGRKRGKELIAEMLDLFPALTELLDRPAGLLSGGQRQQLAIARALITEPKMLILDEPTEGIQPSVVAEIESTITELTGRGGLGVLLVEQHIGFALEAAERYYILESGRVTSTGAGGAAAESIVRAAMAI encoded by the coding sequence ATGCTCGAACTGAACGACGTCCGAGCCGGTTACGGCCGGACCGAGGTGATTCACGGCGTGGATCTGACGGTGCCGAGCGACGGCGTCGTGGCGATCATGGGGCACAACGGGGCGGGCAAGACCACGCTGCTGCGCGCGGCGATCGGGCTGTTGAAGACCACGGGCGGCACCGTCAGATTCGACGGTGAGGACCTCACCGGCACCCGCCCGAGCAAGCGGGTGGCCAAGGGCATCGCCTACGTTCCGCAGGGCCAGCAGAGTTTTCCGCAGCTCACCACGGCGGAGAACCTCCAGGTGGTGGCGGACGGACGCAAACGCGGCAAGGAACTGATCGCGGAGATGCTCGACCTCTTCCCCGCGCTCACCGAATTGCTCGACCGTCCGGCCGGACTGCTCTCAGGCGGCCAGCGGCAGCAGCTCGCGATCGCCCGCGCCCTCATCACGGAGCCGAAGATGCTGATCCTGGACGAACCGACGGAGGGCATTCAGCCGTCGGTGGTGGCCGAGATCGAGAGCACCATCACCGAGCTGACCGGGCGCGGCGGTCTCGGCGTGCTCCTGGTGGAGCAGCACATCGGCTTCGCTCTGGAGGCGGCCGAGCGCTACTACATCCTGGAGAGCGGCCGGGTCACCTCCACCGGTGCCGGCGGCGCCGCCGCCGAGTCGATCGTCCGCGCTGCGATGGCGATCTGA
- a CDS encoding universal stress protein, giving the protein MRIYVAYLATDGGADAVAMGVRLARTLSAALDIGMVLPPDVQAPLPSGEVGQALSEQAGRWLAEARDSVPDDVDVETHLAVSESAAEGILAEAERVGAAAIVVGGSGGGLVGGHTLGSVVNELVHSSPLPLVLSPRGLRRSKVERVREITCALGRRAGAPHLFDTAIRAAERSGCPLRVVSLIALDHASTGTAPDDQVIAEATAHAQASFDSARDRLSANTDVSWTIVSGPTVEDAVNKLDWHDGDLIMVGSSRLAVQRRLFLGSTAAKMLRVLQVPMVIVPRAS; this is encoded by the coding sequence ATGAGAATCTACGTCGCCTACCTGGCCACCGACGGGGGCGCCGATGCGGTCGCCATGGGCGTCCGGCTGGCCCGCACGTTGTCTGCCGCACTGGACATCGGCATGGTGCTGCCGCCGGACGTGCAGGCGCCGCTGCCGTCCGGCGAGGTCGGCCAGGCGCTGAGCGAGCAGGCCGGCCGGTGGCTCGCCGAAGCGCGGGACTCCGTGCCCGACGACGTCGACGTCGAGACGCACCTCGCGGTCTCCGAGTCCGCCGCCGAGGGCATCCTCGCCGAAGCCGAACGGGTGGGGGCGGCGGCGATCGTCGTCGGCGGCTCCGGCGGAGGTCTCGTCGGCGGTCACACCCTCGGGTCCGTCGTGAACGAGCTCGTGCACTCCTCGCCCCTCCCGCTGGTTCTCTCGCCGCGCGGTCTGCGGCGATCCAAAGTCGAACGGGTCCGAGAGATCACCTGCGCGCTGGGCCGTCGGGCCGGAGCACCGCACCTGTTCGACACCGCGATCCGGGCCGCGGAGCGCTCCGGGTGCCCATTGCGGGTGGTCTCACTGATCGCGCTCGACCACGCCTCGACCGGCACCGCACCCGACGATCAGGTGATCGCGGAGGCGACCGCGCACGCACAGGCTTCGTTCGACTCCGCGCGCGACCGCCTCTCCGCGAACACCGATGTGAGCTGGACCATCGTGTCCGGGCCGACCGTCGAAGACGCGGTGAACAAGCTCGACTGGCACGACGGCGACCTCATCATGGTCGGCTCCAGCAGACTGGCGGTGCAGCGGCGCCTGTTCCTGGGCTCCACCGCGGCGAAGATGCTCCGCGTCCTGCAGGTGCCGATGGTGATCGTCCCGAGAGCGTCGTAG
- a CDS encoding competence/damage-inducible protein A codes for MSARAGIIVTGTEVLSGQIPDENGPWVASRLLESGVAVDHLTICGDRPADLLAQLDFLTDQRVDLIVTTGGLGPTADDLTVATVADFCDRPLHVDPVLTQEITGIIRRWRRYADGDPLPDALTAAISKQAAVPEGAEPISPTGTAPGMAIPATDGRPAVLILPGPPRELRAMWPQALDTAAVTAALADRDDVEHRTVRAYGLTEAELAVTLRRAEAELPGFGELEITTCMRGGEVVIDTRFPRSAGPAYRALETLLRQEHEPQLFALDGSTLDDALAAVLTGRTIATAESCTGGLVAARLTDRAGSSSYVLGGIVSYANEVKSGALGVPETLIAELGAVSEPVAAAMADGARHVTGADVAVSTSGIAGPGGAVPGKPVGTVCFGLAIAGRPTRTVTRMFPGDRATVRTLATTFALHLVLDALR; via the coding sequence GTGAGTGCGCGCGCAGGAATCATCGTCACCGGAACCGAAGTGCTCAGCGGACAGATCCCCGATGAGAACGGTCCGTGGGTCGCCTCCCGGCTGCTCGAGTCGGGCGTCGCGGTCGACCACCTGACGATCTGCGGCGACCGGCCCGCCGATCTGCTCGCCCAGCTGGACTTCCTGACCGATCAGCGGGTCGATCTGATCGTCACCACCGGCGGCCTGGGCCCGACCGCCGACGACCTCACGGTGGCCACCGTCGCCGACTTCTGCGATCGGCCCCTGCACGTGGATCCCGTTCTGACGCAGGAGATCACCGGCATCATCCGCCGTTGGCGGAGGTACGCCGACGGCGATCCGCTGCCCGATGCTTTGACCGCGGCGATCAGCAAACAGGCCGCGGTGCCCGAGGGTGCGGAGCCGATCTCGCCGACCGGCACCGCACCCGGAATGGCGATCCCCGCGACCGACGGCCGGCCGGCCGTCCTGATCCTCCCCGGACCGCCGCGCGAACTGCGCGCGATGTGGCCGCAGGCACTCGACACGGCCGCCGTCACCGCCGCCCTGGCAGACCGCGACGATGTGGAGCACCGGACCGTCCGCGCGTACGGCCTGACCGAGGCCGAGCTCGCGGTGACCCTGCGGCGCGCGGAGGCCGAGCTGCCCGGGTTCGGCGAGTTGGAGATCACCACGTGCATGCGCGGCGGCGAGGTGGTGATCGACACCCGGTTCCCGCGCAGCGCCGGCCCCGCGTACCGGGCACTGGAGACACTTCTGCGGCAAGAGCACGAGCCGCAGCTGTTCGCCCTGGACGGCAGCACCCTCGACGACGCGCTCGCTGCGGTGCTCACCGGTCGCACGATCGCCACCGCGGAGTCGTGCACAGGCGGCTTGGTCGCCGCGCGCCTGACCGACCGGGCGGGGTCGTCGTCGTACGTGCTCGGCGGAATCGTGTCGTATGCGAACGAGGTCAAGAGCGGTGCGCTCGGCGTCCCGGAGACGCTGATCGCCGAACTCGGCGCGGTCAGCGAGCCGGTGGCCGCCGCGATGGCCGACGGCGCCCGTCACGTGACCGGGGCAGACGTAGCCGTATCGACCAGTGGCATCGCCGGACCCGGCGGCGCGGTCCCCGGCAAGCCGGTCGGCACCGTGTGCTTCGGTCTCGCGATCGCCGGCCGGCCCACCCGGACCGTCACCCGGATGTTCCCCGGCGACCGCGCGACGGTGCGGACGCTGGCCACGACCTTCGCGCTCCACCTGGTGCTGGACGCGCTCCGCTGA